The Malus domestica chromosome 13, GDT2T_hap1 genome includes a window with the following:
- the LOC103430839 gene encoding uncharacterized protein, translated as MMEDILSDMMEFFIKPSITETFVDILLCAVPIWLAVMIGLVIGWSWRPRWTGLLYLGLRSKFRFLWTAPPGFGARRLWLAFTALSAFSLCRTIWSNFKGKGKVTPPSAGDSAASGSAAAAESSTEIVGLVAKGDERVQDVVTETDLEHLVSLIGGREGEVEWQSLMERSTASMAYKAWRHDPETGPTVYCSRTVFEDATPELVRDFFWDDEFRPKWDPMLTYCKILEECPQTGTMIVHWIKKFPFFCSDREYLIGRRIWEAGKTYYCLTKGVPYPGLPKRDKPRRVEQYFSSWIIKAVESRKGDGQLTACEVTLVHYEDMGIPKDVAKLGVRHGMWSTVKKLHSGMRAYQNARKSEACLSQSAQMAKITTKVSSHGSMNYLEPTPGEEEKGQIPNNKRPNESGIDWKWIVIGGSVALVCGLHTGAIGKGLLLGAGQRFARRR; from the exons ATGATGGAGGACATATTGTCCGATATGATGGAGTTCTTCATAAAACCCTCCATAACCGAAACATTCGTCGACATATTGCTTTGCGCAGTCCCGATATGGTTGGCCGTGATGATTGGCCTCGTGATCGGCTGGTCATGGCGGCCCAGGTGGACCGGTCTCCTGTACCTCGGCCTTCGGAGCAAGTTCCGGTTCCTCTGGACCGCGCCGCCGGGGTTCGGTGCCCGCCGCCTCTGGCTCGCCTTCACGGCGCTCTCCGCTTTCTCCCTTTGCCGTACGATTTGGTCCAATTTCAAGGGGAAAGGGAAAGTAACGCCGCCGTCTGCTGGGGACTCGGCGGCTTCGGGTTCGGCAGCCGCCGCCGAGAGCAGCACGGAGATTGTTGG ACTCGTTGCTAAAGGTGACGAGAGAGTCCAGGATGTTGTCACAGAAACTGATTTGGAGCACCTAGTGAGTTTAAttggagggagagagggagaagtGGAGTGGCAAAGCTTGATGGAGAGGTCGACTGCAAGCATGGCATACAAGGCATGGCGCCATGATCCTGAG ACAGGCCCCACTGTATACTGTAGCAGAACTGTCTTTGAGGATGCAACTCCGGAGTTGGTTAGAGATTTCTTCTGGGATGATGAGTTTCGACCTAAATGGGATCCGATGCTCACATACTGTAAGATATTGGAGGAATGCCCACAGACTGGAACAATGATCGTTCACTGGATTAAAAAG TTCCCTTTTTTCTGCAGTGATCGGGAATATTTAATTGGTCGAAGAATATGGGAGGCTGGAAAAACTTATTATTGTTTGACAAAG GGTGTTCCATATCCAGGTTTGCCTAAGCGTGACAAGCCCAGACGTGTGGAACAGTATTTCTCTAGTTGGATAATCAAGGCTG TGGAGTCTCGGAAAGGAGATGGACAGTTAACTGCATGTGAGGTTACCCTCGTACACTATGAAGACATGGGCATCCCCAAAGATGTGGCAAAGTTGGGCGTCCGTCATGGGATGTGGTCCACTGTCAAAAAATTACACTCCGGTATGAGAGCATACCAGAATGCGAGGAAATCAGAGGCTTGTCTATCGCAAAGTGCCCAGATGGCCAAAATCACCACAAAGGTATCCTCCCATGGAAGCATGAATTATTTGGAGCCGACAcctggagaagaagaaaaaggtcaAATCCCAAACAATAAAAGACCAAATGAAAGCGGCATTGATTGGAAATGGATAGTTATAGGTGGATCTGTGGCTCTGGTTTGTGGACTTCACACAGGTGCAATAGGGAAGGGGTTGTTACTTGGAGCAGGGCAGAGATTCGCCCGAAGGAGATGA